Proteins encoded in a region of the Gallalistipes aquisgranensis genome:
- a CDS encoding NAD-dependent epimerase/dehydratase family protein, which produces MEKKRIAVTGGAGLIGSHLCARLLREGHEVVCIDSLLSGERNDIQELERNPDFRFVRHNVLNPYNIEADQLYNLAAPATPLYFRHHPVETLKINLLGTMHALDAARAAGATLLQASAGDIYGSSRQSVQGEDFWGNVNPTGIRSANEEGKRAAESLCRAYRDQLKQPVRIARIFNTYGPGAGFSDSRVLFHFIADALLGKDLMIYGNGEQTRCFCYVDDMVEGLVRLMNDPPSGYSLPVNLGSNREITINELASRIVSLTGSRSKIVHLTPLDDDPRHKTPDITRARQLLGWEPLTSLDEGLGRTIEYMESLLDKDDRHHPYLSWVEMN; this is translated from the coding sequence ATGGAAAAGAAGAGGATCGCAGTCACGGGAGGAGCCGGGTTGATCGGCTCGCACCTGTGCGCCCGGCTGTTGCGGGAAGGACACGAAGTCGTCTGCATTGATTCGCTGCTGAGCGGGGAACGAAACGACATACAGGAACTGGAACGGAATCCCGACTTCCGGTTCGTACGGCACAACGTACTTAATCCCTACAACATAGAGGCAGACCAGCTGTACAATCTCGCGGCTCCGGCCACCCCGCTCTATTTCCGCCATCATCCGGTCGAAACGCTGAAGATCAATCTCCTCGGCACCATGCATGCGCTCGATGCCGCACGGGCCGCAGGAGCCACCCTGCTGCAAGCCTCGGCCGGAGACATCTACGGATCGTCCCGGCAGTCGGTCCAGGGAGAGGATTTCTGGGGCAATGTCAATCCGACCGGTATCCGGTCGGCCAACGAAGAGGGGAAACGGGCCGCCGAAAGCCTGTGCAGGGCCTATCGGGACCAATTGAAACAGCCCGTCAGAATCGCCCGCATCTTCAACACCTACGGACCGGGAGCCGGATTCAGCGACAGCCGCGTACTGTTCCACTTCATCGCGGACGCCCTGCTCGGAAAAGACCTGATGATCTACGGCAACGGAGAACAGACCCGCTGTTTCTGTTATGTGGACGACATGGTGGAAGGGCTCGTGCGGCTGATGAACGATCCTCCGTCCGGCTATTCGCTTCCCGTCAATCTGGGCAGTAACCGGGAAATCACGATCAACGAACTGGCCTCACGCATCGTATCCCTCACGGGGAGCCGGTCGAAAATCGTGCACCTCACCCCTCTCGACGACGATCCGAGACACAAGACGCCCGACATCACACGGGCCCGCCAGCTGCTGGGGTGGGAACCCCTCACGTCGCTCGACGAAGGACTGGGCCGGACCATCGAATACATGGAATCGCTGCTGGACAAGGACGACCGGCACCATCCCTACCTGTCGTGGGTAGAGATGAACTAA